The nucleotide window TACATGTCTATCATCACTCAATCATGCCATTCACATGGTGGTTCGGAGTTCGATTTGCCCCAGGTAAAGTATTGCGAGGTTGCCCatcaagaccccatgaaatggcttgacaagtgTATTTTGTTACTAAAGGCTTTGTtgacaggaagtttgggtgggacttTTCACCATTAACTTAGTTTACCTCACAGACATGATCTATCATTTGCTCATTTGTGGCAAGCAGTATTATGaggagagcattttattggacacgTTTGCGTATTTGCCCCTGTATACAAGATTGAAGTGACTGTAAATTTCAAGTTTGTGCCTATAAAAGTTAATTTGTCAACTTTAGGAGTAAACTAGCATATGGATGATTTCAAAGctgacatgaactaaaagccacaagtCCAAATGTGATTTTCATGAGCATCTTAATCTAACATTAGCAAAATCTGTAATTTTGGCTAGATTCTAATGtaatttccccccccccccataggtGGTCTGGGAACTTTCCATGCCCTTTTGAACTGTGTTGTCCATGTCATAATGTATACCTACTATGCTCTCTCCGCTCTGGGACCTGTCTACCAGAAGTACCTCTGGTGGAAAAAGTATATGACCACCATCCAGCTGGTAAGTTTACCGTTTAAAAGCATACCTGCCAAATCCCATCTTTTTAAGAAATTGGACCCATTGATTGGGGGGAATTTAGGCATTTAATTTCTGAACTCAAAACTGATTTTAACTATCTTGTTGTCAGATCCAGTTTGTGATGGTGACCGCCCACATTGGCCAGTTCTTCTTCATGAAGGACTGTCCGTACCAGTTCCCTGTGTTCCTCTATGTTATTGGTCTGTATGGACTGATCTTCTTGATCCTGTTCCTCAACTTCTACTATCATGCCTATACCAAAGGCAAGAGGCTTCCAAAATTAATCCAGAATGGAACCAGCCACCAGAACGGGATCTACCTACACAAGAAGTCTGAGTAATTCTAACCTTGGCCACCAAAAAGTGAACTTCTAACTTATTAGTGGAaatattccttttttatttcagaGTATGTTTAAGGTTCCACTCCCCTGTTTTATGTTAAAACTTTTGTGGAAAATCACTGTATCACTGGATTTATTATTTCTGAACTCGCACACTGGTGTTTCACTAGAGATGCTATCCTCATTTTTGTCTTTCACTCAAGGCTTTGAAATGAGTATGGGTTGGGATAcagtatttcattttgtttttgttaaaatatcCCTACTTGTAAATATTTGAATTCTCAGCTTTGGAATATGATTGAACTGCTGGCCAAATCTGAAATGAGGTAATGAGAGCATATTGAAGGTGAATGGGTTGTTGAAGGTCATGTTTTGGTTTTAACTAAATGAGCCCGAGGCCCTTTTTATCCTTGAGAAACTCTGACTGATAACCTGGTTGTGCTCGAACCTGAAGGTTTACTAAATGCCACCGAAGTGACATCATCTGAAGTTATTCATGTAGGTGATTTATGCTGTCAAAATGCTCTGTGACTATTTATTTCAATTGTTTATTTAATGTGAACCATTTCTTAATGtgatcttaaaaaaaacaaaaaaaaaaagtttctgattGGCTATTATGCTTTTATGTACTTTAACTGTTTTGAGCAAAGATATAGCAAGACTGGATTGATGTGCCATGAATTtgccttttgtttttgtcattttaaacctAATTTGTTAAGTGTTTTGATagtgaaacaaaataaattatttgcgATATCGCTTGGTTTTCTTGTGATTACTCTTCCTTTACGTATTCAAGCCTCAAACTACAAATCCCATACTGCATTTGGGTTACACCGGAGAGATGCCCAAATTTGGTTGCGAGCAGTGTCACGTGGTTGGTTTCCTGTGCCAATCACATCGTTGGCAGGAACTTGTCGGTTTTCAAAAATAAAGCGACTGGTGTAGACTGTGGAGCTGATTAGAGATAAAAACATTAAATGGATAAATAATCTCAATTTAAACTTCTGGATGGTAAAATGATTGGACCTGGACCTTACAGGGCGACGAAGTTGGTAAGAATAACTTTAAAACCGGAAACACATTTGCTGAGAAATCGTTACATTTATGTGAGCTGGGTTACGTTGACCTCTGAACTCtcaattttaatgtttaaatacgGTCAGATGTTTTTTAACTTGAAGCGATGGAAGGTTTTTGGATAACATTTATTGTTCTTGTTAAACTCTAGACTTTCTGTATTAACTAATATTGCATTACAGATCACTTTTAATGACAGAAATGGGCCAATTAAACTTTAATTCACAATAACCTCAAAGTTTTTCTCATTTTGTCCTACTGCTGTAAATCTAAATAAAATGGTAAATTGTTTCTTTAACAAAATAGTCCTTTTTAATAATGTTATAACTTGTAGACACATCTATGCACTTTATTCTTGAGGGGGAATTCCAGTGtaacaacccttacaaaaatgttaccatggtaaccatagtttccaccagGCTCCACTGTAAAAATGAATcccataaaataatatatataaattcatttgATTATAGAGACGAGATATAGGCAAAATGCAACACATATTGTCTAAATATTTCAATCTAAAAAATGATCTGCAGTTAATCTAAAATCTAGAGATATCAGTTAATGTAAGTAAATctaaaaatattacaattataatGAATACACTTGAACACCCCTCAATAAGGGGTCCCAGTCAGTTAAAACCACCATAAATTGTAATTACAAAGTATCTTTCCTTTTTTCCTAGTGGAATGAAACCATTAAGCTCTTCCGTGGTGGAATGCCAGTAAGGCGACACTGGGCTCATTTCAGAAGTTATGATCGCAGTTTCACAGGAGCTGAGGCTGTCGATTTCCTCCATGAACTGCTCATAAAGAACCAGAACTTTGGACTGGAGGTGACACGCTACCAAACACTCCAGTTACTCcgaaaattcattaaaaatcatGTTATCGAGGACGTCAAAGGGCAGTTCGGCAAAGAGGATTTTGAAGACAATGGGCATCTATACAGGTGTTTAAATAGTCCTGTGGTGGggcaaatattttagtataaaagtacaaatattccatgtctctctataaaagctgcatgcataatcatTATAGAAGAATTTTATCCTGTTTAAGATAGTTTAGATGGTATAGTCAGATCTCAGGACGTAAGCTTTTCAAAAGTACTTCATGtcgggacctgggtagctcagtgagtattgacgctgactaccacacctggagtcatgagtttgaatccagggcgtgctgagtgactccagccagatctcctaagcaaccaaattggcacggttgctggggtgggtagagtcacgttgggttaccCTCTtagtggttgctataatgtggttctcgctctcgatggggcgcgtggtgagttgtgcgtggatgccgtggagaataacgcgaagcctccacacgcgctacgtctccgcggtaacgctcaacaagccacgtgataagatgcgcagattgacggtctcagacacggaggcaactgagattcgtcctccaccacccggattgaggcgagtcactacgccaccatgaggacttagagcgcattgggaattgggcattccaaattggggagaaaaggggagaaaacaaaTGTACTTCATGTCAAccatatatgcaatatatgttgcattaaaacaaaatgggtgaaattatgtttttgtttgtgtaattttaattactaTTCTAATAGGgccaaattattaataataaactatTGATGCAATCTACCAGATTTCCTCCACAATCACCTCTGAAGCCTCTTCCTGTGCGTCCACCTGTTAGAGATCAAATCTCAGTTCCCAGAATTCCATGCTGGGATGATTATGAGAACATACCAATCCCGGTAAAGATACCCATGAAACCTCTCATTATGGTAAGCGAATGTTTAACTGTGGAgattgtattatgttttattttgtctGTTTATAATGATTTTTACGATACTTACTGACCATAATTTGTGcctctttttttaatataaagtaatgtaaaatactgtatttatgaTCTTAGAATTCAGGAACATGGAATAAGAGGCACAGCATTGCCATTGGGGAGTTACCAGAGTGCAAATTGATCCGAAGGGGAGAGTTAAGCCCCAAACATGTGGACCAGACATGGAAATCAATGACACTAACACAGTAAGCATTATCAGCCaaaaggaaaagacagaaattaaATATGTATTGGGAATCCAGGATTTGTAATGGCGGGTGTTTGGTAGGTGGCAGTTGCTCTATTCTGGCTCTGCTGCTTAAAAAGAAGGACTTTAGTTTGAAATTCAACAATATAAGCAAAcgttatattacatttttttctttagaatagcatgcactgatgaatcatgcaaaaTAAGACCGGAGACATTTattaagtaaatagggtcaattttgatttcatgttgaaatCTTTAAAGAAAAACCTTCTTTGTTAGTTTGCAGACTGTTTTGGGTCTTCAGTCATTGGACGGGGTTCTAGACGCAAAACTTCTTAGTCCAAAGCACATTGTTCATAATGTGTTTGGTATTAATAAGCAAGGTATTGTCATCCTGAAGAACAATGCAGGTGAGAATGCATTATACAGCActttaaaacatttagaaaaagttattttagcttatttgtgactaattttctttttctgttctttAGAGGATTTGCCTCACTGGGTGTTATCTGCAATGAAATGTCTGGCAAACTGTGAGTGACTAGTTACCTGCTTTGTGAAATGGATTGCATTCAAAAGGCCATTCAAGGCCGAATATTACAGGGATTTTACTAGAGTTagactgattttttttatattacgattaatctgtgccaatatttgcttttttttaactATAGGTTATCgtcaaaaatctatgccgatatatatatatatatatacccttgataaatatgagcaaataaggctgtgaaaaaaaatctgcattgtttatccttttgttctttcattcaaaaataatgacaaaaatctgTCCTTTaattaaagtgaaacaattgaaacaggggaaatatctcattattaaataaatatttttctccaaaacgcattggccataatttttggcacccttttattcaatactttttgcaacctccctttgccaagataacagctctgagtcttctcttatgatgcctaatgaggttggagaacacatgacaagagatctgagaccattcctccatacagaatctctccagatccttcaaattcagaggtccatgttggtggaccctcctcttcagttcaccccacaggttttctatggggttcaggtcaggggaatgggatggccatggcagaaccttgattttatggtcagtgaaccattttttgtgttgattttgatgtttgttttggatcattgtcctgttggaagatacaaccagggcccattttaagctttctggcagaggcagagGTTTTGATTTTtcatctgttggtatttgatagagtccatgatgccatgtatccgaacaggatgtccaggacctctggcagaaaaacagccccacaacattaaagatccagcaccacatttaaccgtgggcattgggtatttcttcatctctgtgtacgccaaacccatccctggtgtttgctgccaaaaaatccctttttatgtttcatctgaccatagaacccggtcgcatttgaagttccagtagtgtctggaaaactgaagatgcttgagtttgttgttggatgagagcagaggctttttttcttgaaatccTCCCAAACAGCTTGTAATGATGTAGGTgatggctgattttttttttttttttttttttttagactttctgaccccaagacccaactaatttctgcaattctccagctgtgatccttggagattctttggccacttgaactatcctcctcactgtgcgtgaagacaatatagacacacgtcgtTTTCCAGGCCgcttcttaagatctccagttgattggaacttgttaattattgccctgatggtggaaatgggcattttcaatgctttggctattttcttttagccactttgcATTTTGTGAAGCTCGACagccttttgccacacatcagaactatagtctttagtctaacccactgtgattgatgattaagggaatttggcctgtgtgttacctcatatttatacccctgtgaaacaggaagtcatggctgaacaatttcatgttcctagtcacccaggtgcactaaataaaatgtaaaatatgaaatatgaatgtacttcagatatattttttcacataagaatttctaggggtaccaataattgtggccaacgtgttttggagaaaaatattcatttaattatgagatatttcccctctttcaattgttttactttaattaaaGGACAGATTTTTGTgagttttttgaatgaaagagcaaaaggataaacaatgcagatctTTGcttatatttaccaagggtgccaatatttttggccacaattgtatatatattttttttaattacgattaatctgtgctgatattgctttttggaactgtgggttatcagcaaaaatctatgccgatatatatatatatatatatatatatatatatataccgatcagccacaacattaaaaccacctgcctaatattgtgtaggtcccccatgtACATCTCagattattcttctcaccacgattgtacagagtggttatccgagtgaccgtagactttgtcagttcgaaccagtctggccattctctgttgacctctctcatcaacaaagtgtttccgtccacagaactgttgctcactgggtgttttttgtttttggcaccactctgagtaaattctagagactgttgtgtgtgaaaatcccaggagatcagcagttacagaaatactcaaaacactcTTAAATACCTATAAAAGACAccaaatatttatgaatattacTTACAATATTCATAATAAACAGTATTTTTGCCAAGTTACTTGTTCATAAGTAACTTGGTACATTAATATGGAATAAAAATTTGATGTGCACATATCGGcaattttacaacagcttcaaatGTCAGTCGAATTGGTTTTATAATGCTTTTtatcattcattttttattatgttttatacatCTTTGATATCATCTTAAGGGCCCAATGGCAGTGACAGCAGGCAGCCCATGTATCCAGGGTTCGAGAGAGAAGTCTTCAGGACAGTGGCAGAGCATTTTCAGAGACTGAAAGAACCGCTGTTGACTTTCCATCTGTATGAAATACTTGTCAGTATTTTGGGTGAGTGACAGACACAATGCTCAAGTTATTGGCATGACTGGTGATAGATATGGTGTACCAAGGCTGTCGAATTAAAAATACGCATTTGAATGCTAAAGCTGGGCATTAGAATTTTAGATGTGTGCCAAGCCAAGAAGATGgcttaggtggaggtctttggatGTTGTGTATTGCTCTCTTATTAGTATTTCGCAGCATactaagctatttattttaaagtgctgTGTCAGGAAAGGAGAAATTTGGTGCATCTGTAACTAATGATAAACACTGCTGGAATATTGAATATTGAGTTGTGTGGTAGTACCATGGCACCAGTATACTGTACAACACTAAGTTAACATTGAACTGTTTATTGAagcatttcttttctcatttaagatttgagaatatgaactggctaaatcttttgatTTTATAATTTATGCACTAATTTAAAACGGAATGCACTTTTGTTAACAGCCAGGTATGTTCTTTGTGTTAAACAATAGAACacggtgctgtttggtttatatttattggttgtgccctcttgtggacaacCCAATTTAAAATCTGGTGATCACTGATCTCTTGTAGCTTTTTCCCCTAAcagaaataatgtctttaaaatgtcTTCTATAATTAGAATTTTGgaaataattaaagggatagttcacctctcatcatttactcaccctcatgccatcccagacgtgtatggctttctttcttcagcagaacacaaacaaaggtttttagaaaaatatcacagctctgtaggtccattcaatgcaagtttaTGGTGTCCAAAatttcaaagctccaaaaagtacataaaggcagcataaaagtaatccatgtgactccagtggtttaatccatgtctcctgaagcgatatgataggtgtgggtgagaaacagatcaatatttaagtcattttttactataaattttcctccctgcccagtaggtggcttcTGAATAGATCctatcgattttgggtgagaaaagactaaaatataactcatttttcactgtaaatcttgccattgcagtctctaggcatgatcatgatttcaagttcgattacacttccttgtgcttgacacatgtgcagagcgctagatggcgctaggaagttatatcgtctgttttcacccaaagcAGATTTtattgaagacattgattaaaacactggagtcttatggattacttttttgctgcctttatgtgctttttggagctttgaaatTTTGGACACCATaaacttgcgttgtatggacctacagagctgtgatatttttctaaaaatctttgtttgtgttctgcagaagaaagaaagtcatacacatctgggatggcatgagggggagtaaatgatgagagaactaatttttgggcgaactattaaTTTAAGTGAAAAATTCGAATGTAGTTTTTTTAGCCCTGTTGACAGCCTAAATGGGGTTTACTGATGGGCtacattttgagattattggcatCAACTAGTAACTGTGCCTAATTAACAGTCTGAATTTATACTACGtgactgttttaaaatatttttgaatgaatTTTGACAGTACTTGAATAATTGTTTAatctaataatttaatacatttaaatttaataattaaatcaaataatttaatgatacattttattaattatgaTGTAATTTaactataaatgtaattaatcatgatttaatttaatcattattataaatgatttatatacatatatattaatagtACATATGCATAGCAGCGTTATATAGGTATCATCATTGGCTATTGAGAAATCTAGTGTATCACTAATATGTACATTATATGATTATGAAACAAATTTTTACCACTTATTGTCAATGTAAAGTTGGTTCACTTCAGCTCTAAATTCTGTAAGTGATGCTGTTATTTTGGTATGGTTGTAACCGTGTTTGCTATGTACTGGTGTCCCGCAGGGCTTCTCCAGCAGCCGTCAGTTGCGGTTGAAGCGTTGCAGGTCTGCTGCCTCCTGCTGCCTCCAGCCAACCGGCGTAAACTACAGCTGTTAATGCGACTGATGGCTAAAGTCTGTGCCAACCCCACACTGCCCCCTCTGAACAACACCATAGGAGCACGTACCCTGGTAAATTACTCACCTCCTCTTTATTGCTTTGTGTAAACTTTAGAATGATCAGTTAACTGATAGTCCTAAACCGTCATAGTAATAAGTTAACTCTGGGTCAGACAATGTATAATTTGGCTCAGTTTCACACTGTCTGACTCCTCGAAATGTTGCTGTTCATGTAAAGATGGTTCAAACCTTCTCGCGGTGCATCCTGGGCTCCGCTGATGAGGTGGATTTGGACGAGCTGTTGGCAACCAAGCTGGTCACATTTATGATAGATAACCACAACGGTGTGCTGAAGGTGCCGTCCAACCTGAGAAAATCTGTTGAGGAACATCTGTCTCACCTCAGAAGAGCTCAGGTCAGCATCCTCTGTCACTCATCAAATGGTTTTTAACTCGATACTTCATTGAAAACTACATgaacttctgtaatgtgatgtattttcaagtaaaaaaaaagcacagtgcCCACACACTTTGTCAGCCGTCTTGGTTTTGGAAGTGTTTTTCCCcagtaattttttccataggattTTTATTAAAGAGTacaaagccatgaaccaaaccaaccagctccgaggtaaatcacaacattagaaactttgatttgaagcaaacagGACATAAAGACAAGACCATTACTTAACGTTttcaatgagggaatgaactacaatcccatgaagcactgcgaatgacgtaatcaaattcaAAACGATGgacaaatataaaactattgatttaaagttgttgattataagtatagaatcaatatatttaaagttcattgcaaaatattcagatataaacaaatatatcaGTAGTTCGTGAGTGtggactcgattgcgtcattcacagttcatcatgggagtgggctgaCGCTGTAGAGCTCTTTTAGCGCACTTTGTttgccgtgattctctgattggtggatcaccAGACATTCTGCTAGAAAAATTATttagttgaaataacgtggactgatgcatataccattgattaacaacctcagagctcacagtaggtctgtctttaaagggttatacattatcgttaaaaatcaattccccttttgagaaaatgaatgggatttttacttcccgaaccagactgttgcgctctatagggaTTTGATTGGTTGGGAATATGTTTGactatgatattattggttaatgttatttttcCCTACCCACAAGGCCTtgacatcagcagaaaagaaaaaTTGTCTCAAAGGTGgaaaaa belongs to Myxocyprinus asiaticus isolate MX2 ecotype Aquarium Trade chromosome 43, UBuf_Myxa_2, whole genome shotgun sequence and includes:
- the LOC127433707 gene encoding DEP domain-containing protein 1B-like; this translates as MIGPGPYRATKLWNETIKLFRGGMPVRRHWAHFRSYDRSFTGAEAVDFLHELLIKNQNFGLEVTRYQTLQLLRKFIKNHVIEDVKGQFGKEDFEDNGHLYRFPPQSPLKPLPVRPPVRDQISVPRIPCWDDYENIPIPVKIPMKPLIMNSGTWNKRHSIAIGELPECKLIRRGELSPKHVDQTWKSMTLTHLQTVLGLQSLDGVLDAKLLSPKHIVHNVFGINKQGIVILKNNAEDLPHWVLSAMKCLANWPNGSDSRQPMYPGFEREVFRTVAEHFQRLKEPLLTFHLYEILVSILGLLQQPSVAVEALQVCCLLLPPANRRKLQLLMRLMAKVCANPTLPPLNNTIGARTLMVQTFSRCILGSADEVDLDELLATKLVTFMIDNHNGVLKVPSNLRKSVEEHLSHLRRAQIKYAGADTDTSMMSPPHLFCRQVSREEFEEQRVSGSHGAVGELLENIIKDKNMSIKDKKKKLKQFQRSHPEIYCRRFPTSESEAALFPEKPQRIKPQLMSLTLKKPFQPFQRSWSFRA